In one Gossypium hirsutum isolate 1008001.06 chromosome D09, Gossypium_hirsutum_v2.1, whole genome shotgun sequence genomic region, the following are encoded:
- the LOC107891330 gene encoding cytokinin dehydrogenase 1, giving the protein MGSPVCGFLKQNNIIFLRFFAILVLSCIPDGTNLCSNPSFDTLTIPPHSSSSSIPSSFKTLTLDGYFSFENLKHAAKDFGNICHYLPIAVLHPKSVSDISSTIKHILYMSSVTKLTVAARGRGHSLQGQAQAYQGVVINMESLDRPSMYIENGEVPYVDVSGSELWINILHETLKYGLSPKSWTDYLHLTVGGTLSNAGISGQAFRHGPQIDNVYQLEVVTGRGEVVTCSDKENADLFYGVLGGLGQFGIITRARISLGPAEKMVKWIRVLYSEFSTFSNDQEHLISSNNSFDYIEGFVMINRTGLLNNWRSSFNPKDPIQASQFSSDGKILYCLEMVKYFNPEKIDVLNQDIEKLLSELNYIPSTLFLSEVSYVEFLDRVHLSEIKLRSKGLWEVPHPWLNLLIPKSRILDFAEGVFGNIVKDNNNGPILIYPVNKAKWNNRTSMVTPEEDIIYLVAFLSSALPGTDGLEHIMTQNQHILDFCAKAQLGAKQYLPHYHTQDEWQAHFGTQWETFVQRKSAYDPLAILAPGQRIFQKAISIT; this is encoded by the exons ATGGGGTCACCAGTTTGTGGCTTTCTCAAACAAAACAACATTATATTCCTTCGATTTTTTGCTATTCTGGTGTTGAGCTGTATCCCTGATGGAACCAACCTCTGTTCTAACCCCTCTTTTGACACCCTAACCATTCCACCTCATTCAAGCTCCTCCAGCATTCCCTCCTCTTTCAAAACACTTACTCTGGATGGCTACTTCAGTTTTGAGAACCTCAAACATGCTGCAAAAGACTTCGGTAACATATGCCACTACCTCCCCATAGCAGTTCTACACCCAAAATCAGTTTCTGATATTTCTTCCACAATTAAACACATCCTGTATATGAGTTCAGTAACAAAGTTAACAGTAGCAGCTAGGGGCCGTGGTCACTCCCTACAAGGTCAGGCACAAGCCTATCAAGGTGTGGTTATCAATATGGAATCACTTGATCGACCAAGCATGTATATTGAAAATGGTGAGGTGCCTTATGTGGATGTTTCGGGCAGTGAGTTATGGATAAACATCCTGCATGAGACTCTTAAATATGGACTTTCACCAAAGTCTTGGACAGACTACCTTCACCTAACTGTAGGAGGTACTTTATCAAATGCCGGAATAAGTGGTCAAGCATTTCGGCATGGACCCCAGATTGATAACGTTTACCAACTAGAGGTTGTGACAG GAAGAGGAGAAGTAGTTACCTGTTCAGATAAGGAGAATGCTGATCTTTTTTATGGTGTTCTTGGGGGACTAGGGCAATTTGGCATCATCACCCGGGCTCGAATATCTCTTGGACCAGCAGAAAAGATG GTGAAATGGATCAGGGTTCTTTACTCTGAATTCTCTACATTTTCCAATGACCAAGAGCATTTAATATCATCCAATAATTCATTCGACTACATCGAAGGGTTCGTTATGATAAACAGAACTGGTCTCCTCAACAACTGGAGATCTTCCTTCAATCCCAAAGACCCAATTCAAGCTAGTCAATTCAGTTCAGATGGGAAAATACTTTACTGTCTAGAAATGGTCAAATACTTCAACCCAGAGAAGATAGATGTTTTGAACCAG GATATTGAGAAGTTGTTGTCCGAATTAAACTATATCCCATCCACACTCTTCCTATCTGAAGTTTCTTATGTGGAATTCCTCGATAGAGTGCACTTGTCTGAGATAAAACTCAGATCAAAAGGATTATGGGAAGTTCCTCATCCATGGCTGAATCTTCTTATACCCAAAAGCAGAATTTTAGACTTTGCTGAAGGGGTCTTTGGTAATATTGTGAAAGACAACAATAATGGTCCTATCCTCATTTACCCAGTCAACAAGGCCAA ATGGAACAACAGAACATCCATGGTTACCCCAGAGGAAGATATAATTTACCTGGTGGCATTCCTATCATCCGCACTCCCCGGAACTGATGGCCTAGAACACATTATGACCCAAAACCAACATATTCTTGATTTCTGCGCCAAGGCGCAGCTTGGGGCAAAGCAATATTTGCCCCATTACCACACCCAAGATGAGTGGCAAGCTCATTTTGGTACTCAGTGGGAAACTTTTGTACAGAGAAAATCTGCATATGACCCTTTGGCGATCCTTGCTCCTGGACAAAGAATCTTCCAAAAGGCAATATCAATCACATAA
- the LOC107891331 gene encoding uncharacterized protein produces MEHESIKVAHEKDEDRTRDEPIESSNSKVSGEDASKVVPKSPTNDVHDNVIAWKGEGRDGETSEYMETSGEANMEVSLTTDDVIRAGGFGARDDIGSFLPVASDSTDFEASIRDARDYEEPQGDIHRPGLGWREASEREKL; encoded by the exons ATGGAGCATGAATCAATTAAAGTCGCACATG aaaaagatgaagaCAGAACAAGGGATGAACCAATTGAATCCTCTAATTCTAAGGTTTCTGGGGAAGATGCTTCTAAAGTGGTGCCAAAGTCTCCAACAAATGATGTGCATGATAATGTGATTGCATGGAAAGGTGAGGGAAGAGATGGTGAAACTTCGGAATATATGGAAACCTCTGGAGAAGCAAACATGGAGGTTTCTCTAACAACTGACGATGTTATTCGAGCTGGGGGCTTTGGAGCTAGGGATGATATTGGTAGTTTTCTTCCTGTTGCAAGTGATTCAACCGACTTTGAAGCTTCAATTCGTGATGCTAGAGACTATGAAGAACCTCAGGGAGACATTCACAGACCAGGTCTTGGCTGGAGAGAAGCATCAGAAAGGGAGAAGCTCTAG